The Methanoculleus marisnigri JR1 genome window below encodes:
- the comE gene encoding sulfopyruvate decarboxylase subunit beta, whose protein sequence is MREGCVLDRLSALGVDTVASLPCDRTQEFCALIPERFHAVNLTREEDGVGISAGLAMAGGRPVLHMQSSGLGNSLNAIMSLTVTFGLPLPVLASWRGVYREAIPAQVPFNRAVPDVLRALGIPHTIIRDPSDEGLIDEVVQDAYDSMRPHVGLILPSFWEGTEEACPVEQPPPPRARESALEYRRTFREPVMARNDAIRAIADSLDGEAGVANIGVPSKELYAARDRDLNFYMLGSYTQATPIGLGLSLATDRDVVVLDGDGSLLGTAVLPVVAAESPSNLTVVCLDNGAFGSTGNQPTPASGLVDMELLARAAGIRRTCMVQDEEELADAWENRVRGPNFIHVVLKPGNAAVPNIPLTPAGIRERFVRALRG, encoded by the coding sequence GTGCGTGAAGGATGCGTCCTCGACCGCCTCTCCGCCCTCGGGGTCGATACCGTGGCGTCCCTCCCCTGCGACCGGACGCAGGAGTTCTGCGCCCTGATCCCGGAGCGGTTCCATGCCGTGAACCTCACCCGGGAGGAGGACGGTGTGGGGATCTCGGCCGGGCTCGCGATGGCGGGGGGGCGACCGGTGCTCCATATGCAGAGTTCGGGGCTGGGGAACTCCTTGAACGCTATCATGTCCCTCACCGTCACGTTCGGCCTCCCCCTCCCCGTCCTCGCGAGCTGGCGGGGCGTCTACCGGGAGGCGATCCCGGCCCAGGTGCCGTTCAACCGGGCGGTCCCGGACGTGCTCCGTGCGCTCGGGATCCCGCATACGATCATCCGCGACCCTTCGGATGAGGGATTGATCGATGAGGTCGTCCAGGACGCCTACGATTCCATGCGGCCGCACGTGGGGCTGATCCTCCCCTCGTTCTGGGAGGGAACGGAGGAGGCCTGCCCGGTGGAGCAGCCGCCCCCGCCCCGGGCCCGCGAGTCGGCGCTCGAGTACCGGCGAACCTTCCGGGAACCGGTGATGGCCCGGAACGACGCAATCCGGGCTATCGCCGACAGCCTGGATGGGGAAGCGGGCGTCGCGAACATCGGGGTCCCCTCAAAGGAGCTCTACGCGGCCCGCGACCGGGACCTGAACTTCTACATGCTCGGGAGTTACACCCAGGCGACGCCGATCGGGCTCGGGCTCTCGCTCGCGACGGATAGAGACGTCGTCGTCCTCGACGGCGACGGGAGCCTGCTCGGGACCGCGGTCCTCCCGGTGGTGGCGGCGGAATCCCCGTCGAACCTCACGGTCGTCTGCCTGGACAACGGGGCCTTCGGCAGCACCGGAAACCAGCCCACCCCGGCCTCCGGCCTCGTGGACATGGAGCTCCTCGCCCGTGCCGCCGGGATCCGGCGGACCTGTATGGTGCAGGACGAAGAAGAGCTCGCCGACGCATGGGAGAACCGGGTACGGGGTCCGAACTTCATCCACGTTGTGTTGAAGCCCGGGAATGCGGCGGTCCCGAATATTCCCCTCACTCCGGCGGGGATCCGGGAGCGGTTCGTGCGGGCGCTTCGAGGGTGA
- a CDS encoding cysteate synthase has protein sequence MREKYLLHCPGCGRLFPDNYTLDCPLGCNALLRTVYAEHRLTLRDLPGIFRYSSWLPIEGHLRIDAGPVSYASEGLARELGLSNLTVTFSGYWPERGGRMETCSFKELEAQPTVLRLGEKGAGVLQISSAGNTGRAFCQVSALTGAPVVVVVPASAADRLWTTVPAPNVCLITVEGDYSDSIAFGREVCSLPGIVPEGGAKNVARRDGMGTVMLDAALFAGRLPDAYFQAIGSGTGGIAAWEAAERLVADGRFGSRLPTLHLSQNLPFVPMVRAWEAGRREIVPEVDMPDAEASIVRVSADVLTNRHPPWEVRGGVYDALAASGGRMYAVANDDTRSAGRLFEATEEIDLDPAAAVAVASLIRAAEEGFIGPDDHILLNVTGGGYARAAEDLDRYPVEPYLRVRAGEAFAGDVRDAVRGWLAEQEVVVRA, from the coding sequence GTGAGGGAGAAATACCTCCTCCACTGCCCGGGGTGCGGCCGGCTGTTCCCGGACAACTACACCCTCGACTGCCCCTTGGGGTGCAACGCCCTCCTCCGAACGGTCTACGCCGAGCACCGGCTCACTCTCCGGGATCTCCCCGGGATCTTCCGCTACTCTTCGTGGCTTCCCATCGAGGGCCATCTCCGGATCGACGCCGGCCCGGTCTCTTACGCGAGTGAGGGGCTCGCCCGGGAACTCGGTCTCTCAAACCTCACCGTCACCTTCTCGGGCTACTGGCCCGAGCGGGGCGGGCGGATGGAGACCTGCTCCTTCAAGGAGCTCGAGGCGCAGCCGACGGTGCTGCGCCTCGGGGAGAAGGGCGCCGGGGTCCTCCAGATCTCCTCGGCGGGGAACACCGGCCGGGCCTTCTGCCAGGTCTCGGCCCTGACCGGGGCCCCGGTCGTGGTGGTGGTCCCGGCATCCGCCGCCGACCGGCTCTGGACGACGGTTCCGGCCCCGAACGTCTGCCTCATCACGGTGGAAGGGGACTACTCCGACTCGATCGCGTTCGGGCGGGAGGTCTGCTCGCTCCCCGGTATCGTCCCCGAGGGCGGGGCGAAGAACGTCGCCCGGCGGGACGGGATGGGGACGGTGATGCTCGATGCGGCACTTTTTGCCGGCCGGCTCCCCGACGCCTACTTCCAGGCGATCGGGAGCGGAACCGGTGGGATCGCCGCGTGGGAGGCGGCGGAGCGGCTCGTCGCCGACGGCCGATTCGGTTCCCGTCTCCCGACCCTCCACCTCTCCCAGAACCTACCCTTCGTCCCGATGGTCCGGGCCTGGGAGGCGGGGAGGCGGGAGATTGTTCCTGAGGTTGATATGCCCGACGCCGAAGCCTCGATCGTCCGGGTCTCCGCCGACGTCCTGACGAACCGCCACCCGCCCTGGGAGGTCCGCGGTGGGGTCTACGATGCGCTCGCGGCCTCGGGCGGGAGGATGTATGCGGTCGCTAACGACGACACCCGGTCTGCCGGCCGGCTCTTTGAGGCGACGGAGGAGATCGACCTCGACCCGGCTGCCGCGGTCGCGGTCGCCTCGCTCATCCGGGCGGCGGAGGAGGGATTCATCGGCCCGGATGACCACATCCTCCTGAACGTCACCGGCGGGGGCTACGCACGTGCGGCGGAAGACCTCGACCGCTACCCGGTTGAGCCTTACCTCCGGGTCCGGGCCGGTGAGGCCTTCGCAGGGGATGTGCGGGACGCCGTCCGGGGCTGGCTCGCGGAGCAGGAGGTGGTTGTCCGTGCGTGA